A genomic window from Silene latifolia isolate original U9 population chromosome Y, ASM4854445v1, whole genome shotgun sequence includes:
- the LOC141628834 gene encoding uncharacterized protein LOC141628834, translated as MKGLLNAVYRTKIPNHSKDFDDHNTFVGSVEIEKEAEFDDVSMGFSSYGESDNEFEHAYDATSDDLNNKQDISYKRLFEAANEELYEGCQSFSKLSFLLHLYHIKCMFHWSIESFNKLLELLLQAFPQVKEFSSSFYESKKIINDLGLGYEKIHACPSNCMLFWGDNSDKEECNVCHTSRWKKVIGEKGKNLAKKGEAAKVMRYFPLIPRLERIYASPKTAEDMRWHHKDRVKDGKLRHPADALAWEQFDSRYPLFASDPRSVRLALASDGFNPYRLMNTTYSTWPVILIPYNLPPWLCMKPSSFLLSCIIPGKSSPGIDIDVYLKPLISELKLLWSGVDAFDAFEGEKFKLRAALHSTINDFPAYSMLSGWSTAGYNACPRCTHSTNSGRFGGKICYVGHRNWLASDHHYRSEANLFDGTIAPGCAPKSISGSDVLRQQEKIEYTYGKTTKRLKRPNRAREVGVSTNMVNDSNCEDNNHNLWNKKSIFFELPYWEHNPLRHNLDVMHIEKNVCDNILGTLLDMDKSRDDVNARKGLNKLGIKEHIWLQDRPNREPYMPPASYTMSNEEKERFLKVLQKIRAPDGYGSNISRCVNMKQRKLINLKSHDNYVLMQDILPVALRASKATKVIDLLGELSCFFKSLCSHTLEHDELNALQSKILLILCRMEMEFMPTFFTIMVHLLIHLVEEAKLGGHVQYRWMYPI; from the coding sequence ATGAAAGGTTTACTTAATGCAGTTTATAGGACTAAGATTCCTAACCATTCTAAAGATTTTGATGATCATAATACTTTTGTTGGCTCCGTGGAAATAGAAAAAGAAGCTGAATTTGATGACGTGTCTATGGGGTTTAGTTCTTATGGTGAGTCCGATAATGAGTTTGAGCACGCATACGATGCTACGAGTGATGACCTCAACAATAAACAAGACATTAGCTATAAAAGATTATTCGAAGCCGCAAACGAGGAACTTTACGAAGGCTGCCAATCTTTCTCAAAGCTCTCATTCCTTTTACATTTATACCATATTAAATGTATGTTCCATTGGTCTATTGAGTCATTTAACAAGTTACTTGAACTTCTACTTCAAGCATTTCCTCAAGTAAAAGAGTTCTCATCATCCTTTTATGAGAGTAAGAAGATAATAAATGATTTAGGACTTGGGTATGAAAAGATTCACGCCTGCCCATCCAATTGCATGCTATTTTGGGGGGATAACAGTGACAAGGAGGAGTGTAATGTTTGTCACACGTCAAGATGGAAAAAAGTCATAGGTGAAAAAGGTAAAAATCTAGCTAAGAAGGGTGAAGCAGCTAAAGTGATGAGGTATTTTCCCCTCATTCCTAGATTAGAGAGGATCTACGCGTCACCTAAAACAGCAGAAGATATGAGATGGCATCATAAAGATCGTGTAAAAGATGGAAAACTTAGACATCCAGCAGACGCTTTAGCATGGGAACAATTTGATTCTCGTTATCCTCTATTTGCCTCTGATCCTCGAAGTGTTAGGTTAGCATTAGCTAGTGACGGGTTTAATCCATATCGTTTGATGAATACCACTTATAGCACATGGCCAGTTATTTTGATTCCTTATAACTTGCCACCATGGTTGTGCATGAAACCCTCTTCATTTCTTTTGTCTTGTATTATTCCTGGAAAATCCAGTCCAGGAATTGACATTGATGTGTATCTGAAACCTCTAATTTCTGAGTTGAAGTTGTTATGGAGCGGTGTTGACGCATTTGACGCCTTTGAAGGTGAAAAATTCAAACTCCGAGCAGCATTACATAGTACTATTAACGATTTTCCAGCATATTCTATGCTTTCTGGATGGAGTACTGCTGGTTATAATGCTTGTCCACGTTGTACCCATTCAACTAATTCCGGAAGATTTGGTGGCAAGATTTGCTATGTGGGACATAGGAATTGGTTGGCTTCAGATCATCACTATCGTTCTGAAGCTAATTTGTTTGATGGAACGATAGCGCCTGGCTGCGCTCCAAAATCTATAAGTGGTTCTGATGTCTTAAGACAACAAGAAAAGATTGAATATACGTATGGGAAGACTACAAAACGATTGAAAAGGCCAAATAGAGCAAGGGAAGTTGGTGTCTCGACTAACATGGTTAATGATAGCAACTGTGAAGATAATAATCATAATTTGTGGAATAAGAAGAGTATATTTTTTGAGTTGCCCTACTGGGAACACAACCCACTAAGACATAATTtagatgttatgcacattgagaaaaatgtgtgCGACAATATATTGGGTACACTTTTAGATATGGATAAGAGTAGAGACGATGTGAATGCGAGAAAAGGTCTAAATAAGCTAGGCATAAAGGAACATATATGGCTCCAAGATCGACCTAATCGAGAACCATACATGCCTCCAGCATCATACACCATGTCTAACGAGGAGAAAGAGCGGTTTCTAAAAGTCTTGCAAAAGATTAGAGCTCCTGATGGGTATGGCTCAAACATCTCTAGATGCGTGAATATGAAACAGAGAAAACTCATTAATCTTAAGAGCCACGACAATTATGTCTTAATGCAAGATATACTTCCTGTGGCATTGAGGGCATCCAAGGCTACTAAAGTTATTGACTTACTTGGGGAATTATCTTGCTTTTTCAAGTCTCTTTGTTCGCATACCCTTGAACACGACGAGTTAAATGCACTTCAGTcgaaaattttgctaatactatgTCGTATGGAAATGGAGTTTATGCCAACCTTTTTCACAATTATGGTTCACCTATTGATTCACTTAGTCGAGGAGGCGAAACTTGGTGGTCATGTCCAGTATAGATGGATGTACCCTATTTAA